One window of the Ananas comosus cultivar F153 linkage group 21, ASM154086v1, whole genome shotgun sequence genome contains the following:
- the LOC109726308 gene encoding calmodulin-interacting protein 111, producing MPSKGKKPARTSAAGEAAASPISRSSSQQQENGDVVESLRRRVHSAAAAEYPALIAEASFLGTISEVEPSNSKSSHARVWLSEAAALSSALRPGSLVAVSLVSSVNNPSDGLPLESLVENCGRQLGLDFRTGGKNEPGRYFAIAMVFTSRKVFKNGVRLSWGLSCAMGFPSLGRLVFICPLALSQPTDKLDSSTNLLTVHACNDLYLNLIPIKFRSSIIASSDPASTPVGKGNAIASLKTPSQSSHSSGPNDFVQNADPSRFLDVSAAKLVLADEKVKELLQIYASRWLHGRHFLQGNIVVITVLGQHCVFLVEGVEFALAEQGSTSAKDSSCYQEIKISSNLGQGLDIFVVDARTKVHFSGSSFLDGGESTKISLPLGHVSYYHIIDEQAGDVPRLGGLSKEFVALKEIISSSVNSDNALRRFKGVLLHGPPGTGKTSLAISCAHEAGAKLFSINGSEIMTQYYGESEKALCDVFYSARLAAPAVVFIDEFDAIALSREDGGEDLSSRMVVTLSQLMDEIKRIDHLLVIAATNRPDSIDPALRRPGRLDQEIEIGVPSPEQRFEILCTILSSKAHSLSNAEIQSLALAAHGFVGADLAALCNEAAMNALRRYIRSKRENHGNSFMQLEKVAGKQPSGVEKQIDYLSLPLSKCSVSCGADEMKEETQLKVTIGDFKKAKMKVRPSSMREVKFELPYVCWEDVGGQTKVKKQLIEAVQWPQINPELFECLGISPPRGLLMIGPPGCSKTLMARAVASEAKLNFLAVKGPELFSKWVGDSEKAVRSLFAKARANAPAIIFFDEIDGLAVTRGRENDSISVADRVVSQLLVEMDGLDRRVGITVIAATNRPDKIDHALLRPGRFDLLLNVHPPDEVDREEIFGIHMRSMPRAVDVDIKELANLAEGYTGADIKLVCREAGIAALEESLDISEASMRHFKIALSRVQPSNVQFYEELAAQFERFVDDGSI from the exons ATGCCCTCGAAAGGCAAGAAGCCGGCCAGAACTTCTGCAGCCGGCGAAGCTGCCGCTTCCCCAATCTCTCGATCTTCTTCCCAACAGCAGGAGAACGGCGACGTCGTGGAATCCCTCCGCCGCCGAGTCCactccgctgccgccgccgagTACCCTGCCCTCATCGCCGAGGCCTCTTTCCTCGGCACGATCTCCGAAGTCGAGCCTTCCAATTCCAAAAGCAGCCACGCTAGGGTTTGGCTCTCCGAGGCTGCCGCGCTCTCCTCCGCCCTCCGCCCCGGCTCCCTCGTCGCG GTTTCACTTGTTTCCTCAGTCAATAATCCGTCAGACGGCCTTCCGCTCGAGAGCTTAGTAGAGAATTGTGGTAGACAGCTTGGTCTCGACTTCAGGACTGGTGGCAAGAACGAACCAGGGAGGTACTTCGCAATAGCCATGGTTTTCACCTCGCGTAAG GTTTTCAAGAACGGCGTGAGGCTGTCATGGGGCCTTTCCTGCGCGATGGGATTTCCTTCGTTGGGCAGGCTGGTATTCATCTGTCCTCTGGCTCTGTCTCAGCCTACGGACAAGCTCGATAGCAGTACAAATTTATTGACAGTGCATGCGTGCAACGATCTTTACCTTAATCTGATTCCGATAAAATTTCGCTCTTCTATTATTGCTTCATCAGATCCCGCCTCCACACCAGTTGGAAAAGGAAATGCTATAGCCTCACTGAAGACTCCTTCACAATCATCACACTCGAGCGGGCCCAATGATTTTGTACAGAATGCAGATCCTTCGCGTTTCTTGGATGTCTCTGCTGCAAAGTTGGTACTTGCAGATGAGAAGGTTAAGGAGCTTTTGCAGATTTATGCTTCTCGGTGGCTCCATGGTCGGCATTTTCTGCAGGGAAATATAGTAGTCATCACAGTTCTTGGGCAGCATTGTGTTTTCCTGGTAGAAGGTGTGGAATTTGCACTGGCTGAACAGGGTTCGACATCAGCTAAAGATAGTTCTTGTTATCAGGAGATTAAGATCTCCAGTAATTTGGGTCAAGGGCTTGATATTTTCGTGGTTGACGCTAGGACAAAAGTGCATTTCTCTGGTTCTAGCTTCTTGGATGGGGGGGAATCAACCAAAATTAGCTTGCCGCTGGGCCATGTTTCATATTACCATATTATTGATGAGCAAGCTGGCGATGTTCCAAGATTGGGTGGCTTATCTAAAGAATTTGTGGCATTGAAAGAAATCATTTCTTCGTCAGTGAATAGTGATAATGCTTTACGAAG GTTCAAAGGAGTGCTTCTTCACGGCCCGCCTGGCACAGGAAAGACATCTCTTGCTATTTCTTGTGCCCATGAGGCTGGAGCCAAACTTTTCTCCATCAATGGATCTGAGATCATGACTCAGTACTATGGAGAAAGTGAGAAGGCGTTGTGCGATGTTTTTTATTCAGCTAGGCTGGCTGCCCCTGCAGTG GTGTTTATAGATGAGTTTGATGCAATTGCTCTATCACGGGAAGATGGGGGAGAGGACTTGTCATCTAGAATGGTCGTAACTCTATCACAGTTGATGGATGAGATAAAAAGAATTGATCACTTGCTTGTGATTGCTGCTACGAATCGCCCTGATAGTATTGATCCTGCTTTGAGACGCCCTGGAAGATTAGATCAAGAAATTGAAATAG GAGTACCGTCTCCAGAGCAGAGGTTTGAGATACTTTGCACCATCCTGAGTTCAAAGGCTCATTCGCTTAGTAATGCTGAAATCCAGTCTCTGGCTTTAGCTGCACATGGGTTTGTAGGCGCTGATCTGGCTGCACTTTGCAATGAGGCTGCAATGAATGCTCTTCGCCGCTACATCAGGTCAAAACGAGAAAACCATGGAAACTCATTTATGCAACTTGAAAAAGTAGCTGGTAAGCAGCCATCTGGTGTCGAAAAGCAAATAGACTATTTGTCTTTACCACTCTCCAAATGTTCTGTTTCTTGTGGAGCTGATGAAATGAAAGAAGAGACGCAACTTAAAGTTACCATCGGAGATTTCAAGAAGGCGAAGATGAAAGTGAGGCCCAGCTCCATGCGAGAG GTAAAGTTTGAACTTCCATATGTCTGTTGGGAAGATGTGGGTGGTCAAACCAAAGTCAAGAAGCAGTTGATCGAAGCAGTCCAATGGCCACAAATAAATCCAGAATTATTCGAGTGCTTAGGGATTAGTCCTCCCAGAGGATTACTTATGATTGGCCCTCCGGGTTGCAGTAAGACGTTGATGGCCCGTGCTGTAGCTTCTGAAGCGAAGTTAAATTTTCTTGCAGTGAAGGGCCCTGAACTTTTCAGCAAATGGGTTGGGGATTCAGAGAAAGCAGTAAGATCATTGTTTGCAAAGGCTAGAGCAAATGCTccagcaattatattctttgatGAGATAGATGGACTCGCGGTAACTCGTGGGCGTGAAAATGACAGCATTTCTGTCGCTGACAGGGTTGTTAGTCAGTTGCTAGTGGAAATGGATG GTTTGGATCGAAGAGTTGGCATTACAGTTATTGCTGCTACAAACCGTCCCGACAAAATTGATCATGCCCTTCTGAGGCCAG GCCGCTTTGACCTGCTACTAAATGTCCACCCACCTGATGAAGTAGACCGGGAAGAAATTTTCGGCATCCATATGCGAAGCATGCCCCGCGCTGTTGATGTCGACATAAAAGAACTTGCTAATCTTGCAGAAGGCTATACTGGGGCAGATATAAAGCTTGTTTGCAGGGAGGCTGGCATTGCAGCACTAGAA GAGAGCCTTGATATATCTGAAGCGTCTATGAGGCATTTTAAGATCGCACTCAGTAGGGTACAACCATCAAATGTCCAATTCTATGAAGAGCTTGCTGCACAGTTTGAGAGGTTTGTTGATGATGGATCGATCTGA